Proteins encoded in a region of the Gammaproteobacteria bacterium genome:
- a CDS encoding YegP family protein — protein sequence MAGKFELYKDKAGEFRFRLKAGNGETVGSSEGYKAKAGASNGIESVKKNSQDDKRFEVYEGKNEKFYFRLKAGNGEIILTSQSYSSESAAKDGTQAVKRAADGASTVEVE from the coding sequence ATGGCTGGTAAATTTGAGCTTTATAAAGATAAAGCAGGTGAGTTCAGGTTTAGACTTAAAGCTGGAAACGGTGAAACTGTCGGATCCTCTGAGGGCTATAAAGCCAAAGCAGGTGCTAGCAATGGAATTGAGTCGGTCAAGAAGAACTCTCAGGATGATAAGCGGTTCGAGGTCTATGAGGGCAAGAATGAAAAATTCTATTTCAGACTGAAAGCTGGGAATGGTGAGATTATCCTTACTTCTCAATCGTACTCGTCAGAGAGTGCAGCAAAAGACGGAACCCAGGCCGTAAAGCGAGCTGCAGACGGCGCTAGCACCGTTGAGGTTGAATAA
- a CDS encoding DUF1524 domain-containing protein, producing MSFSSKEVGRAYIAAQESNSLPEVSILGGNRTIPDSDGSPSESVSFTATATDSDGSIASTGWIVNGTIVSTGLSASILLGDGNVEITFRATDDDGAASTTSVTITVEPPNQPPVVAIAGGDRTILDSDGASGEVVSFSATATDNDGSITSSEWLVNSAVVATGLTPSLPLPDGASAVTFKATDDEGAQGSHTVMITVEEPSPTYDYDRDDYMPGGWADIDGDCINTRHEVLIIESLVPVSMSPDGCFVDEGLWDDPYTGLTFTNPSDVDIDHFVPLSEAHDSGAYAWTNEAKQAFANDMINKNVLIAVDDGTNSSKGARDPAEWLPPNTTYHCEYVRNWVEVKSIYGLEFDEAEIAAIESILGDDLHHATRPTQNGLYLNGEESTARFSMGLTRNDGCPFYTQAGTEDLVDISISLTPEAEHIGKELGIYLLPVLDGNLYYLTSAGELIPFDGDLNQLQTFANPVIEETYEFTLVRGYFGAPIIVDFFIAYWPNGGELIFTPTPTRLTIN from the coding sequence ATGTCCTTTAGCTCCAAAGAAGTTGGTCGGGCCTATATTGCAGCACAAGAATCAAATTCACTTCCTGAGGTCAGTATATTAGGAGGCAATCGAACAATTCCTGATTCTGATGGCTCACCAAGCGAATCAGTCAGTTTTACGGCAACTGCCACAGATAGCGACGGCTCGATCGCCTCTACAGGCTGGATTGTCAATGGGACTATTGTTAGCACAGGGCTTTCAGCATCAATCCTGCTAGGTGACGGGAATGTTGAAATCACTTTTCGAGCCACGGACGACGATGGTGCGGCATCCACTACCAGTGTCACCATTACTGTCGAGCCACCCAATCAACCGCCTGTGGTTGCTATAGCTGGAGGTGACAGAACCATACTGGACTCGGATGGGGCTTCAGGCGAGGTCGTTAGTTTCTCAGCAACAGCTACCGACAATGATGGTTCAATCACCTCATCAGAATGGCTGGTCAATAGTGCTGTTGTAGCAACGGGGCTGACCCCGAGTCTCCCACTCCCCGATGGAGCCTCAGCCGTTACTTTCAAAGCCACGGATGATGAAGGGGCACAAGGCAGCCATACAGTAATGATTACTGTTGAAGAGCCAAGCCCTACATACGACTACGACAGAGACGATTACATGCCTGGCGGGTGGGCCGATATCGATGGAGATTGCATCAATACTCGGCACGAAGTACTCATTATCGAATCTCTCGTGCCTGTCAGCATGTCGCCCGATGGATGTTTTGTCGATGAAGGACTCTGGGACGATCCCTATACTGGCTTGACCTTCACTAACCCGAGCGATGTAGACATCGATCACTTTGTTCCACTTTCTGAGGCTCACGATAGCGGAGCCTATGCCTGGACGAATGAGGCGAAGCAAGCGTTCGCCAATGACATGATCAATAAGAATGTGCTGATTGCTGTGGACGACGGAACGAACAGTTCCAAAGGTGCAAGAGACCCTGCTGAGTGGCTGCCCCCCAATACAACCTATCACTGCGAATACGTTAGAAACTGGGTAGAGGTAAAGAGTATCTATGGCTTGGAATTCGATGAGGCTGAGATTGCTGCCATTGAATCCATACTGGGTGATGATCTACACCATGCTACAAGGCCTACGCAGAACGGCCTCTACCTCAACGGAGAGGAGTCTACAGCACGTTTCTCAATGGGTTTGACCAGGAATGATGGTTGCCCTTTCTATACGCAGGCAGGCACTGAGGACCTTGTGGATATATCAATATCGCTCACTCCCGAGGCTGAGCACATCGGTAAAGAGTTAGGCATCTACTTGCTCCCCGTATTAGATGGTAACCTCTACTACTTGACGTCTGCTGGTGAGCTCATTCCTTTCGATGGTGATCTAAACCAACTGCAAACGTTCGCAAACCCTGTAATTGAAGAGACTTATGAATTCACTCTGGTCAGAGGCTATTTTGGAGCGCCGATCATAGTGGACTTCTTCATCGCCTACTGGCCAAACGGGGGAGAGCTAATATTTACTCCGACTCCTACCAGACTGACCATCAATTAG
- a CDS encoding DUF2971 domain-containing protein, with amino-acid sequence MQRKASYKRYTDIPSLVQLLTKRELTLLDPSFWDDKNDSYFLSTYKEKKQLKSVLALCFTAESETYHHWRVFSSGSSGVCVYFRGKDLERALRATSGVSFKKVRYLKLDELEGKNPRTEDLPFIKRIPYKHEKEFRALWESKSEETEHLDIPFDLSSITRITLSPWMHPNLRESVIGLLKKIEGCKSIPMWNSTLIENADWKSYGDRAT; translated from the coding sequence ATGCAACGTAAAGCAAGCTACAAACGATACACAGACATACCTTCGCTAGTACAATTACTGACTAAGCGAGAACTGACGTTGTTGGACCCTTCGTTTTGGGATGACAAGAATGACTCATATTTCCTCTCGACTTATAAGGAAAAGAAGCAACTGAAGTCTGTGTTGGCCCTCTGTTTTACGGCAGAGTCAGAAACGTACCATCATTGGCGTGTATTTTCTTCTGGTTCCTCAGGTGTCTGCGTTTATTTTAGAGGCAAAGATCTGGAAAGAGCCCTCAGGGCAACTAGCGGGGTGAGCTTTAAGAAAGTACGCTATCTCAAGCTTGATGAGCTAGAGGGCAAAAATCCAAGAACCGAAGACCTACCTTTTATCAAGAGAATTCCATACAAACATGAAAAAGAGTTTCGTGCACTCTGGGAATCTAAATCAGAAGAAACTGAGCATTTGGATATCCCATTTGATTTGTCATCCATCACTCGCATAACTCTGAGCCCGTGGATGCATCCAAATTTAAGGGAGAGCGTTATTGGCCTTCTTAAAAAGATCGAAGGCTGCAAGAGTATTCCCATGTGGAATTCAACGCTAATAGAAAATGCCGACTGGAAATCGTATGGGGACAGAGCGACATAA
- a CDS encoding PEP-CTERM sorting domain-containing protein has protein sequence MLKLIGRLVVLACAGLAGAAHASVIFYTDRTSFETALSSYTLIDFEGIVADIGTTVNPSTLVEVIGGVTFSVSSGAIAVSGKNGQFMQDAPFNSAILFSNNSTPITADLTSAGPGFTAVGAFFGNIHDAGDTAVLTLLGSNGILDIRTIVAADMGAGTPSNYFGWTVFGDIITGVKYDLIGGFVNTGDFDGIDDFVFGIASATPAPAPATIALFGLGLAGLGWSRRKAA, from the coding sequence ATGCTTAAACTCATTGGTCGATTGGTGGTGCTGGCTTGTGCAGGCTTGGCTGGGGCCGCGCACGCTTCGGTCATCTTCTATACAGACCGAACGAGTTTTGAGACCGCACTCTCGTCGTACACATTGATTGACTTTGAGGGAATCGTGGCAGACATCGGCACAACAGTAAATCCATCAACCCTCGTCGAGGTCATTGGAGGAGTCACATTCAGCGTTTCATCTGGCGCTATTGCGGTGTCAGGGAAGAACGGACAGTTCATGCAGGATGCACCTTTTAACTCCGCAATTCTCTTTTCGAATAACTCGACACCCATTACGGCCGACCTGACCAGTGCCGGGCCGGGATTTACTGCCGTTGGCGCATTCTTCGGTAACATTCATGATGCAGGGGACACAGCGGTACTCACACTTCTTGGCTCGAACGGCATATTGGATATCAGAACCATTGTCGCTGCGGATATGGGTGCCGGTACCCCTTCAAATTATTTCGGGTGGACGGTGTTCGGAGACATCATCACCGGCGTGAAATATGACCTAATTGGTGGATTTGTGAACACCGGCGACTTTGATGGCATTGACGACTTTGTTTTTGGTATCGCATCCGCTACGCCGGCACCGGCACCCGCCACCATCGCCCTGTTCGGCCTTGGACTTGCTGGCCTTGGTTGGTCAAGACGTAAAGCAGCGTAA
- a CDS encoding AlpA family phage regulatory protein codes for MVTAIHKLPTVINKYQKSRSALYRDIALGLFMKPVSLGARAVGWPSDEVDSVISARIAGKSEKEIKVLVKSLEAARQERSQGGGYL; via the coding sequence ATGGTTACTGCGATTCACAAACTTCCCACAGTCATCAATAAATATCAAAAGTCCCGAAGCGCCTTATATAGAGACATAGCATTGGGACTTTTCATGAAACCAGTCTCTCTTGGTGCCAGGGCAGTGGGTTGGCCCTCCGATGAGGTTGATTCGGTAATATCCGCAAGGATTGCTGGCAAAAGTGAGAAAGAGATAAAGGTACTTGTTAAATCCCTCGAGGCTGCTCGGCAAGAGCGATCTCAAGGAGGCGGGTATCTATGA
- a CDS encoding integrase arm-type DNA-binding domain-containing protein: MAIHKLSPRKVATATQGKYEDGGGLRLVVSQSGAKKWVLRFTISGKRREMGLGSFPDIGLAEAREEATKCRKQAKNGIDPINARQADEEMIPDFTSCAARYIRAHRRGWKNKKHSKQWTSTLKTYARPIIGSRKIDSITTEDVLKILSPIWTSKTETAKRLQGRIENVLDYAAAHKWREPLNPARWRGHLDKLLPKPSRIARVKHHPAMPYTEVPAFFSELSNNTGTSAQALRLLILTATRTSEVLEARWKEIDFNEATWTIPAERMKARQEHRVPLSDPAISILTALPKIEGNPYIFPGIRHGRPLSNMALLQVMRRMGYGVKGSRGDYVPHGFRSSFRDWSGEVSSYPRDVAEMALAHVIENKVEAAYRRGDLFIKRRQMMQDWSEFLTLPGLEEK; this comes from the coding sequence ATGGCTATTCACAAATTATCCCCACGAAAAGTCGCCACTGCCACGCAGGGTAAGTACGAAGATGGTGGAGGGCTGCGACTCGTTGTGTCTCAAAGCGGGGCTAAAAAGTGGGTATTGCGCTTTACCATAAGCGGTAAGCGAAGAGAGATGGGGTTAGGTAGCTTCCCCGATATCGGCTTAGCAGAGGCTAGGGAAGAGGCAACGAAGTGCCGCAAACAGGCAAAGAATGGCATTGACCCTATAAACGCTCGCCAAGCAGACGAAGAGATGATCCCTGATTTTACCTCCTGTGCCGCCCGATATATTCGTGCTCATCGGCGTGGCTGGAAGAACAAAAAACATTCCAAACAATGGACGAGCACCCTCAAGACTTACGCCAGACCGATTATCGGATCACGGAAAATCGACTCCATCACTACTGAAGATGTGCTTAAGATTCTCTCCCCTATCTGGACTAGCAAAACTGAAACAGCTAAACGGCTTCAGGGTCGTATCGAAAATGTTCTTGATTACGCAGCGGCTCACAAATGGAGGGAGCCTCTAAATCCTGCACGTTGGAGAGGGCACCTGGATAAACTTCTGCCTAAGCCATCCAGAATAGCCAGGGTCAAACATCACCCAGCGATGCCATACACCGAAGTTCCCGCCTTCTTTTCTGAGTTATCGAATAATACCGGAACCTCGGCACAAGCATTGCGCCTTCTAATCCTGACTGCAACGCGTACCAGTGAAGTTCTGGAAGCACGATGGAAGGAGATTGATTTTAATGAAGCCACATGGACCATACCTGCTGAGCGCATGAAGGCCAGGCAGGAACATAGGGTGCCGTTATCAGATCCCGCAATTTCTATCCTAACGGCTCTACCGAAAATCGAAGGTAATCCATATATCTTCCCAGGAATCCGTCATGGCCGCCCTCTTTCAAATATGGCATTACTCCAGGTAATGCGACGTATGGGTTATGGCGTAAAAGGCTCCAGAGGAGATTATGTTCCGCATGGATTCCGTTCTAGCTTCAGAGATTGGTCAGGAGAAGTCTCCAGTTATCCTAGAGATGTTGCAGAGATGGCTCTCGCTCATGTTATCGAAAATAAAGTTGAGGCAGCATACAGGCGTGGGGATTTGTTTATTAAACGGCGGCAAATGATGCAGGATTGGAGCGAGTTTCTGACCCTCCCAGGCCTGGAGGAGAAGTGA
- a CDS encoding carboxy terminal-processing peptidase, whose protein sequence is MTEITTAYSKFPLKLRRTASWLGAFVISASQLALAQEPVELDAVLDLESLYQPIRSELIYGQTASDLIKELEEKHYSKVEVNDEFSAELLDSYLDVLDGSRLYFLQADVNRFESYRYSLDDSLKNGSVEPGFEMYNVYLQRLLDRLIFAIETIENDIPDMDFSVNEEILIDREDAPFPTSREELNELWRKRMKNSVLSLKLTGDSNEEIRDKLSKRYRNQLNQVLKTNERDVFQTYLATVARAVDPHTAYFSPRDSENFNMGLSLSLQGIGAQLTTEDEYTKVVELIKGGPAERGGDLQAGEKIIGIGQGPDGAIQDVVGMRLDDVVDQIRGEKGTVVRLSVLPPDAVSESSSRVVSITRDTVKLEDQSAKKEIIELSANGYDYRIGVINLPTFYFDFEAASRGEEDFKSSTRDVKILLEELKQEGVDGVVVDLRNNGGGSLSEVNQLVGLFIDTGATVQIRYTGIRAGFVRAFGDNDPEVVYDGPLAVLVNRTSASASEIFAGAIQDYQRGVVLGGQTFGKGTVQEIIPMNYGQVKLTRSKFYRISGESTQHRGVVPDIEFPDILQTYEDLGESSLDGALPWDTVRPVEYSAYYPIQEFLPELSRLHEERASNSPDFIYLEDQIERSLKYRDRTTLSLNEAMVKAERAESRREEFDAENMRRFLKGLPLREWVEEGDEAAGDTVASATEEDTDTVDVAQLTPETEAADESATAVEPEEETDPLLLESGYILVDLMRLSDGGSIAAQGAGSRASLN, encoded by the coding sequence ATGACCGAAATCACCACTGCCTATTCCAAGTTCCCTTTGAAGCTCCGCCGGACCGCGTCCTGGCTCGGTGCGTTCGTTATTTCCGCCAGCCAGCTGGCACTGGCGCAGGAACCCGTGGAACTGGACGCGGTACTGGACCTGGAATCGCTTTATCAGCCAATACGCAGTGAATTGATCTACGGGCAGACCGCCTCCGACCTGATCAAAGAGCTGGAGGAAAAACACTACTCCAAAGTGGAGGTTAACGACGAGTTTTCGGCCGAGTTGCTGGACAGCTATCTGGACGTCCTGGACGGCTCACGCTTGTACTTCCTGCAGGCCGATGTGAATCGATTCGAATCCTATCGCTACAGCCTGGACGACAGCCTGAAAAATGGCAGCGTGGAACCGGGTTTCGAAATGTATAACGTCTACCTGCAACGTTTACTGGACCGACTGATTTTTGCTATCGAGACCATCGAAAACGACATTCCGGACATGGACTTTTCCGTGAATGAGGAAATCCTGATCGATCGCGAGGACGCCCCCTTCCCGACCAGCCGGGAAGAACTGAATGAGCTGTGGCGCAAGCGCATGAAGAACAGTGTCCTGAGCCTCAAGCTGACCGGGGACAGCAACGAAGAGATCCGCGACAAGCTCAGCAAGCGTTATCGCAATCAGCTCAACCAGGTACTCAAGACTAACGAAAGAGATGTCTTTCAGACCTACCTGGCGACCGTCGCCCGAGCCGTCGATCCCCACACAGCCTATTTTTCGCCCCGCGATTCGGAAAACTTCAACATGGGCCTGTCGCTGTCACTGCAGGGAATTGGTGCCCAGCTGACCACCGAAGATGAGTACACCAAGGTGGTGGAACTGATCAAGGGCGGTCCGGCAGAACGCGGCGGCGACCTGCAGGCCGGTGAAAAGATCATCGGCATTGGTCAGGGCCCTGACGGCGCTATTCAGGATGTAGTCGGGATGCGACTGGACGACGTTGTTGATCAGATTCGGGGCGAAAAAGGCACCGTCGTGCGGCTCAGTGTACTGCCGCCGGATGCCGTGAGCGAATCCAGTTCCCGTGTGGTCAGCATCACCCGGGATACCGTGAAGCTGGAAGACCAATCCGCTAAAAAAGAGATTATTGAGCTGAGCGCCAACGGTTACGACTACCGTATCGGGGTGATCAATCTGCCTACTTTCTATTTTGACTTCGAAGCCGCGTCCCGGGGTGAGGAAGACTTCAAAAGCTCCACGCGCGATGTCAAAATCCTGCTGGAAGAACTGAAGCAGGAAGGCGTCGATGGTGTGGTCGTCGATCTGCGCAATAACGGCGGCGGCTCTCTGAGTGAAGTGAATCAGCTCGTCGGCCTGTTTATCGATACCGGTGCCACCGTTCAGATTCGCTACACCGGGATCCGCGCCGGATTTGTAAGGGCCTTCGGCGACAACGATCCGGAAGTGGTTTACGATGGCCCGCTTGCTGTGCTGGTCAACCGGACCAGCGCCTCGGCCTCGGAAATTTTTGCCGGTGCAATTCAGGACTACCAGCGGGGTGTTGTCCTGGGTGGACAAACCTTTGGTAAAGGTACCGTGCAGGAAATCATCCCCATGAACTACGGCCAGGTGAAACTGACCCGCTCCAAGTTCTACCGGATTTCCGGAGAAAGCACGCAGCACCGTGGTGTCGTGCCGGACATTGAGTTCCCCGACATTCTCCAGACTTACGAGGACCTTGGTGAAAGCAGTCTCGATGGCGCACTGCCCTGGGATACCGTTCGCCCGGTGGAGTACTCCGCGTATTATCCCATCCAGGAGTTCCTGCCGGAACTGTCGCGTCTGCACGAGGAGCGCGCCAGTAACTCCCCGGACTTCATTTATCTGGAAGACCAGATTGAACGTTCTCTCAAATACCGGGATAGGACTACCCTCTCTCTCAACGAAGCGATGGTCAAGGCAGAGCGTGCGGAATCCCGTCGTGAGGAATTTGACGCCGAGAATATGCGACGCTTCCTGAAAGGGCTGCCTCTGCGCGAGTGGGTGGAGGAAGGCGACGAGGCCGCCGGTGATACCGTGGCCAGCGCTACCGAAGAGGATACGGACACAGTGGATGTGGCTCAACTGACCCCTGAGACCGAGGCTGCGGATGAGAGCGCCACGGCAGTTGAACCGGAAGAGGAAACCGATCCCCTGCTGCTGGAAAGCGGCTACATCCTGGTGGACCTGATGCGGCTCTCCGACGGGGGTTCAATTGCGGCACAGGGTGCCGGCAGTCGTGCCAGTCTGAACTAG
- a CDS encoding tyrosine-type recombinase/integrase yields MPIITSPTPLFDTLEEMPNPFKHPIRDLGTLTAIALPGDAETDYQLASEFIYSYRGSPDTFSTYRREIEHFLQWMWLIAKKSIRQLAREDIERYVEFSRQPPAAWVGKKNVARFLNREGLRRPNPDWRPYVTTAPQYVLSQNALQSLFSVLSSFFNFLIQENFLAANPVSQIRQKSKFIRKRQGQTKIRRLSPLQWNYIIETAEQMAAQAPEIHERTLFIMNALYAMYLRISELVETSRWAPQMGHFQPDQEGNWWFLTVGKGNKEREISVSDAMLNALQRYRLARGLPAWPLPGESTPLIHKTRGAGGITSTRQIRGIVQKCFDTAEARMRSEGFTDEAERLSAATVHWLRHTGISEDVKHRPREHVRDDAGHGSSAITDRYIDVERAERHASARGKIIKP; encoded by the coding sequence ATGCCGATTATCACATCACCGACGCCCTTGTTTGATACCCTCGAGGAGATGCCGAACCCGTTCAAGCATCCGATTCGGGATCTGGGGACGTTGACGGCCATTGCCCTGCCTGGCGATGCTGAAACCGATTACCAGCTGGCCAGTGAATTTATTTACAGCTACCGGGGCAGCCCCGACACGTTTTCTACTTATCGCCGCGAGATCGAGCATTTTCTACAATGGATGTGGCTGATCGCGAAAAAATCCATCAGGCAACTGGCCCGGGAAGACATCGAACGGTATGTGGAATTTTCGCGGCAACCGCCCGCCGCTTGGGTGGGGAAGAAAAACGTGGCACGGTTCCTGAACCGCGAAGGCCTGCGCCGGCCCAATCCCGATTGGCGCCCCTATGTAACGACTGCGCCCCAGTACGTGCTTTCTCAAAACGCTCTGCAATCCTTATTCAGTGTCTTAAGCAGTTTCTTTAACTTTCTGATCCAGGAGAACTTTCTGGCCGCTAATCCGGTCTCTCAGATCCGTCAGAAAAGTAAGTTTATCCGCAAGCGGCAGGGGCAGACCAAGATCCGCCGCCTGTCACCACTGCAGTGGAATTACATCATTGAAACAGCCGAACAGATGGCAGCGCAGGCACCGGAAATCCATGAGCGCACCCTGTTCATCATGAATGCCCTGTACGCCATGTACCTGCGTATTTCTGAATTGGTCGAGACCAGTCGCTGGGCGCCACAAATGGGTCATTTTCAACCCGACCAGGAGGGTAACTGGTGGTTCCTGACCGTGGGCAAGGGTAATAAGGAGCGGGAAATCTCCGTCAGCGATGCCATGCTGAATGCATTGCAACGCTATCGCCTGGCAAGAGGGTTACCGGCATGGCCCCTGCCCGGCGAATCCACGCCACTGATTCATAAAACCCGGGGCGCCGGGGGCATTACCAGCACCCGCCAGATCAGGGGTATTGTGCAGAAATGTTTTGATACCGCAGAAGCGCGGATGCGCTCGGAGGGATTCACGGACGAGGCAGAGCGCCTGTCGGCGGCCACGGTTCACTGGCTGCGTCACACGGGCATCTCGGAAGATGTGAAACATCGCCCCCGGGAGCATGTGCGGGACGATGCGGGACACGGCTCCAGCGCCATTACCGATCGGTACATCGACGTCGAGCGTGCCGAAAGGCACGCTTCGGCCCGAGGAAAAATCATAAAGCCTTGA
- the modA gene encoding molybdate ABC transporter substrate-binding protein encodes MEFSLEKPDPPMPCHFTSLLYWKTARTGLLLALLVGFTLPVRADTLTVAVASNFAETLATLAARFEQQSGHQIRIVRGSSGRHYAQIVNGAPFDLFFSADARRPGELVSRLALPNDRLQTYALGRLVVWALADKGGEAVQARLTALQFATLAMANPRLAPYGQAAEEALQALGLADRIAAGPIRLVRGENVAQAYQYVATGNAQLGFVALSQVLAAGGGAYWVVPEQLYQPIVQQLVLLRDSAAGRDFLTYLASPAARSLIESAGYGLP; translated from the coding sequence ATGGAGTTTTCGCTCGAGAAGCCGGACCCGCCAATGCCTTGCCACTTCACCAGCCTGCTTTACTGGAAGACCGCACGTACGGGCTTGCTGCTTGCCTTGCTGGTGGGTTTCACACTGCCAGTCCGGGCAGACACTCTTACTGTAGCGGTCGCATCGAACTTTGCTGAAACCCTGGCGACGCTGGCTGCCCGATTCGAGCAGCAGTCGGGCCATCAGATCCGCATCGTCCGGGGCTCCAGTGGCCGCCATTACGCTCAGATCGTCAACGGCGCACCGTTCGACCTGTTCTTTTCCGCGGATGCCCGGCGGCCCGGGGAGTTGGTCTCCCGACTGGCGCTTCCCAATGACCGGCTGCAGACCTACGCCCTGGGCAGGCTGGTGGTCTGGGCGTTGGCCGACAAGGGTGGGGAGGCTGTGCAGGCGCGGCTTACGGCGCTGCAATTCGCCACCCTGGCGATGGCCAACCCAAGACTGGCCCCTTATGGGCAGGCCGCCGAGGAAGCACTGCAGGCATTGGGTCTGGCAGACAGAATAGCGGCGGGGCCTATCCGCCTGGTACGCGGCGAGAATGTCGCTCAAGCTTATCAATACGTGGCGACTGGCAATGCACAACTTGGCTTTGTGGCACTCTCTCAGGTGCTGGCTGCCGGTGGCGGAGCGTACTGGGTCGTGCCGGAGCAGCTCTACCAGCCCATTGTTCAGCAACTGGTGTTACTGCGGGATAGCGCCGCCGGTAGAGATTTTCTCACCTACCTGGCGTCCCCGGCGGCCCGCTCCCTCATCGAATCGGCTGGCTATGGACTTCCCTGA